The Providencia rettgeri genome includes a window with the following:
- a CDS encoding Sel1 repeat, whose product MPPIKLKPNLLLCVLVLLVSCKPVEEKEKDMTQKTESDLTFTCVYEKDTLPPVDPEADIWFKQARELEKVNKSQRDYSKIGALYRKAAERNHPKAMLNLSNLISYGKVPPINGKGSAQEVWDIIQKMATLDISYGYYQMGHYLDTGYGVVADRTKALDYFRQAADLGNPEAQYVIGRIFVTQRLSDRDNPAYRPEIGKKMLICAANQGNGDAAWRLATYSANVENNLSSALKYYQLATKNGHEMSASMLVDTFKINTTSKDYYYLAVKPDPERSARYEAIVKEIDASDETAKFPDIDKIVPLPPAELPEWDGTFEYKKQQDNQ is encoded by the coding sequence ATGCCACCAATTAAACTTAAACCTAATTTATTATTGTGTGTTTTAGTGCTACTTGTTAGCTGCAAGCCTGTAGAAGAAAAAGAGAAAGACATGACTCAAAAAACAGAATCCGACTTAACGTTCACTTGTGTGTATGAAAAAGACACATTACCTCCCGTTGATCCTGAAGCCGACATTTGGTTTAAACAGGCGCGAGAACTTGAAAAGGTCAATAAATCTCAACGGGATTACTCCAAGATAGGTGCACTCTACCGTAAAGCTGCAGAGCGTAATCACCCCAAAGCCATGCTTAACTTAAGTAACTTAATCAGTTATGGGAAAGTACCTCCGATAAACGGAAAAGGCTCAGCTCAAGAGGTATGGGATATTATCCAAAAAATGGCTACATTGGACATTAGCTATGGCTATTACCAAATGGGGCATTATCTTGATACAGGCTATGGTGTTGTAGCTGACCGCACGAAGGCGTTAGACTATTTTCGCCAAGCAGCAGATTTGGGTAACCCTGAAGCCCAATATGTCATTGGGAGAATTTTTGTTACTCAACGTTTATCGGATAGAGATAACCCAGCCTATCGACCTGAAATAGGCAAAAAAATGCTTATTTGCGCAGCCAATCAAGGAAATGGAGATGCAGCATGGCGCTTAGCTACATACTCAGCTAATGTAGAAAACAATTTAAGTAGTGCCTTAAAATATTATCAATTAGCAACGAAAAATGGGCATGAAATGTCTGCTTCGATGTTAGTTGATACTTTTAAAATTAATACAACCTCAAAAGATTATTACTATCTAGCGGTAAAACCGGATCCAGAACGCTCAGCCCGCTATGAAGCAATAGTCAAAGAAATAGATGCCTCTGACGAAACAGCCAAATTCCCCGATATCGATAAAATCGTTCCGCTCCCACCTGCTGAACTCCCTGAATGGGATGGCACGTTTGAATATAAAAAACAACAGGATAATCAATAA
- a CDS encoding Uncharacterized conserved protein, which yields MRALVRLGDKTTHGGEVITASGSVMYGKPIALVGDKVSCPKKGHGVNAILPGSTRILISGRQAALNGFQTECGCTLIASLSSSGEQS from the coding sequence ATGCGCGCACTTGTTCGATTAGGTGACAAAACTACTCATGGCGGCGAAGTGATCACCGCTTCTGGTTCGGTGATGTACGGCAAACCGATAGCTTTAGTGGGAGATAAAGTCAGTTGCCCTAAAAAAGGACACGGTGTTAATGCCATTTTACCCGGTTCAACGCGTATTTTAATATCCGGTCGTCAGGCAGCACTCAATGGTTTTCAAACCGAATGTGGCTGTACGCTTATTGCTAGTCTGTCATCGTCGGGTGAGCAATCATGA